The genome window TCCTCCGCCGGCGGTGGAGGCGGCGATCCGCATGCTGCTGCTCAAGGCCAAACTGACCACCGACAACATTCGTTACGACAAATTCAGCTAAGGTCCACGGTGAGCAAGAAAAAGGTATGCCGGGTCGACGAGGTCCCGGTCGGCGGTTTGAAAGAGGTCGAGGTGGAAGGCGGGCTCAAAGTCGTGGTCGCCAATGCGGGCGAGGGCTTCTACGCCTGCCAGGCGATCTGCCCGCACCAGGAAGTCCCCTTGTGCGAGGGCCTGTTCGACGGGCAGGTGCTCACCTGCCATATGCATCTGTGGCAGTGGGACATCCGCAGCGGCGCGCCGCAGGGCCTGGCCGAGGCGCCGCTGACGACTTACGACATTACGGTCGAGGACGGCGTGATTTACCTGATCCCGCCCTCCGCGCTCGACTCTTCCGAGTTGTTCAAGGGCCTGCCCCAGGAAACGCTGGCCAAGCTTCAGGCGCTGTGCAGGCCCGAGACCCACCCCGAAGGAAGCACGCTGTACCGGGTGGGCGATGCGGCAGAGGACCTTTACATCCTCGAAAGCGGGCGAGTGGAATTCCTGATTGGGCGCGACGATCGAACGACGCCAGCCGGGTTCGTTCTGCGCAGGGGTGAGGTCTTCGGCTGGGCAGCGCTCATGGACGGGCAGCCGGTGCGGATCGCCAAGGCGACCTGCCTGGAGGAGTCCGCAGTGCTGAGGATCAATGGAAAGGAGGTACTGAAGGCTCTGGAATCCGATCCCGCCGCCGGATATCTGGTGATGCGCAGGCTCGCGGAGCTCATCACTCGATATCTCACGGCGTCGGGCGCGAAGTAGGACAGGCGTTCGCCTTCGAGTGCAAAGCGGTATCGCTGTGCACAGGCGGAAAACGCTGCAAGACATAACAACAACATAACAACAAAGGGTGCGCCAAGCCGCACGTTCAAACCATCTACAGGAGGGAAAGATGAACATCTCAGTTTCCAAATCTTCCTCAAAATGGCTTATCGGGGCAGTGGGGGCTGCCGTGCTGGGCCTCGCAACCGCGCCAGCCATGGCGCAGCAGACTTTGAGCTACGGGAAGCCGGGAGAGCCGGTGAAGCTGGTGGTGGGTTACCAGCCGTACTACACCGAGTCCTGGTCGGGTGTTGTGATGCGGGGCAAGAAGTTCTACGAAAAGTACCTACCCAAGGGCTCCGAGGTCGAATTCCAGATTGGCCTACAAGGGTCGATCATCGTAAACAACATGCTGGCAGGCAAGCAGCACATCGGTTACATGGGCGACATGCCGGCCATTGTTTCCACCACCAAGCAGAATGTGGGCGATGTGCGCATCGTGGCGGTGCTCGGACTTGGGTTTGACCAGTGCAACATCTTCCTGGCCCGTAAGGACGCCCCGAATTTCAGCAGTCCAACCGAAGCGCTCAAGTGGTTGAACGGGAAGCAGGTGGCGGTGCCCAAGGGAAGCTGCACGGACCGGTTTGCCCAGGCCGTGTTCAAGAAGGTCGGGATCCAGCCCGCGGCCTATCTTAACCAGAACATCGAGGTCATCACCAGCGGCTTCCGCGCGGGCAAGCTGGATGCCGCCGTCATCTGGGAGCCGACCGCTTCGCGGATCGTGGAAGAGGGGCTCGCCAGGCGCGTTGCTTCCGGCTTCAGCGTCAACGAGAACGATGGCGGATTCATGGCCATGCGCGCCGACCTGATCGAGCAGCGGCCGGACGTGGTGAAGGCATGGTTAAACGCCGAGCTGGATGCGCAGCAGTTCCTGGCCGATCCGAAGAACGCCAAGGAGATCATCGACATGGCCATGCAGCAGACCACCGGTTTTCCGCGGGAGGCGATGGCCAGGGCGCTTTACGGCGCGTACCCGGATCAGGGCGGAGCGCAGAAGCGGTTCACGCTTCCGTATGCGTTTACGCCTGAAGCGATGAATCTGATCACCAAGGCGACCGAGTTCCTGCACGAGATCAAGACCATCAACGTGAACAAGCTACGGCCTGAAGCCGTCATGCCCCAATTCACCCAGGACATCCTCAAGCAGCGCGGGCTCACGGCGCCGATCGGGTCGGTGCCCGTCCTGAGCAGCGACCAGCTCGCGCAGGTCTCGAAGTGAGGGCGGGCGGCCACGGGCGGGGGCTCAATCCCCTGCTCGTTGCCCGCTGGCAGCTTGAAGGAGACGATCAACGAGGAGGAGGTCATTCGAATGCACGTGGCGACGGGCGCGCTCCACGGCGGAGACGACGTGGGTCTGCTCAAGACTGCGATGCCGTTCCAGGTGGTTTCCAATGGCATGTTGGAGACCATCGCCAGTGCGGCACGCCGGGTTTCCTACAAAGCAGGCCAGCTCATCTACGAGCGTGGCGAGCGAGCGAACGATTTATTCGTGGTGATACGCGGTCGCGTTGAGCATGTGCTGGGGCCGGGCGCCGGTGCCACGAACCTGCTGCGCATCCTGGGGCCGGGGGAAGTCTTCGGTTGGGCGGCGCTGCTCAAAAGCCAGCCGTACCGGCTGGCCAGATGCACTGCCATCGAGGATACCGAATGCCTGGCGATCAACGGAGACACGTTGCTGCGCATCCTGGAATCGGACCCGGAGACTGGCGACGTGGTCATGAGCCGTTTCGCCACCA of Pelomicrobium methylotrophicum contains these proteins:
- a CDS encoding ABC transporter substrate-binding protein, whose translation is MNISVSKSSSKWLIGAVGAAVLGLATAPAMAQQTLSYGKPGEPVKLVVGYQPYYTESWSGVVMRGKKFYEKYLPKGSEVEFQIGLQGSIIVNNMLAGKQHIGYMGDMPAIVSTTKQNVGDVRIVAVLGLGFDQCNIFLARKDAPNFSSPTEALKWLNGKQVAVPKGSCTDRFAQAVFKKVGIQPAAYLNQNIEVITSGFRAGKLDAAVIWEPTASRIVEEGLARRVASGFSVNENDGGFMAMRADLIEQRPDVVKAWLNAELDAQQFLADPKNAKEIIDMAMQQTTGFPREAMARALYGAYPDQGGAQKRFTLPYAFTPEAMNLITKATEFLHEIKTINVNKLRPEAVMPQFTQDILKQRGLTAPIGSVPVLSSDQLAQVSK
- a CDS encoding cyclic nucleotide-binding domain-containing protein — encoded protein: MSKKKVCRVDEVPVGGLKEVEVEGGLKVVVANAGEGFYACQAICPHQEVPLCEGLFDGQVLTCHMHLWQWDIRSGAPQGLAEAPLTTYDITVEDGVIYLIPPSALDSSELFKGLPQETLAKLQALCRPETHPEGSTLYRVGDAAEDLYILESGRVEFLIGRDDRTTPAGFVLRRGEVFGWAALMDGQPVRIAKATCLEESAVLRINGKEVLKALESDPAAGYLVMRRLAELITRYLTASGAK